The [Bacillus] selenitireducens MLS10 genome includes a region encoding these proteins:
- a CDS encoding NAD kinase produces MKFHVRSRGDHDSNILSQRIRNYLEEFELQPDEEEPDIVISVGGDGTLLEAFHQYTHRLDHTAFVGVHTGHLGFYADWKPDEVEKLVIHIAKTPFKIVEYPLLEVIIRHTNEEPEDRYLALNECTVKTKVGSLVMDVEIKGDLFETFRGDGLCLSTPSGSTAYNKALGGAILHPSLPCIQMAEMASINNRVYRTVGSPLVLPQHHTCLLKPRYHDEFQVTVDHYTLSEPEMKSIQCRVADERVRFARFRPFPFWKRVKESFI; encoded by the coding sequence TTACCTGGAGGAGTTCGAACTGCAACCTGATGAAGAAGAACCGGATATCGTCATTTCCGTCGGCGGGGACGGGACACTCCTTGAGGCCTTTCATCAGTACACCCATAGGCTGGATCATACAGCATTCGTAGGGGTTCATACCGGTCATCTCGGCTTTTACGCTGACTGGAAGCCGGATGAAGTGGAGAAGCTCGTGATTCATATTGCGAAGACGCCATTTAAGATTGTCGAATATCCTTTGCTTGAAGTGATTATCCGACATACAAACGAAGAGCCTGAAGACCGATACCTCGCGCTGAATGAATGTACCGTAAAGACAAAAGTAGGATCACTGGTCATGGATGTTGAAATTAAAGGTGACCTATTTGAAACATTCAGAGGGGACGGGCTCTGCCTTTCTACGCCATCAGGCAGTACAGCTTATAACAAGGCACTCGGAGGGGCAATTCTCCATCCCTCATTACCGTGCATTCAAATGGCAGAGATGGCATCCATTAATAATCGGGTATACCGAACCGTCGGTTCTCCACTCGTTTTGCCGCAGCATCATACGTGTCTGTTAAAACCGAGATACCATGACGAGTTTCAGGTAACGGTTGATCATTACACGCTGAGTGAACCGGAAATGAAGTCGATCCAGTGTCGTGTAGCTGACGAGCGGGTCAGGTTTGCACGATTCAGGCCTTTTCCGTTTTGGAAGCGGGTCAAGGAGTCCTTTATTTGA
- a CDS encoding RluA family pseudouridine synthase, with the protein MRNRNSAHQGQIIKTYIADPAWHGLMLREVLRNNLMISRKLLAEVKFQGGALFVNGKNANVSDQVFTGDHIEVWFPREDISSSIKMSCKPLSIRYEDEWCIVIDKPAGLLTIPNETYENDSVAGRVIGYFKSCDHPATFHPVTRLDRQTSGLMLIAKDRHSHSLFMKQQCAGLIDKEYVAVTPPGFPWIAATVDAPIARHPDSIIERMVHHEGQKAKTRLVKVNENASGSLIRCKLETGRTHQIRVHLAFTGWSILGDGLYREEKSADEHKRTLLHACSLRWDEPFTGERIEIHESVPEDFPFQY; encoded by the coding sequence ATGAGAAACAGAAATTCTGCTCATCAAGGGCAAATCATAAAAACCTATATTGCCGATCCCGCTTGGCATGGTCTGATGTTAAGAGAAGTCCTTCGAAACAATCTGATGATATCAAGAAAGCTTCTTGCTGAAGTGAAATTTCAGGGAGGGGCTTTATTTGTGAACGGAAAGAATGCGAATGTATCTGATCAGGTATTTACAGGAGATCACATTGAGGTCTGGTTTCCGCGTGAAGACATCTCCTCATCGATCAAAATGAGTTGCAAACCGCTATCCATTCGTTATGAAGATGAGTGGTGCATCGTCATCGATAAACCGGCCGGTCTTTTAACGATCCCAAACGAAACGTATGAGAATGACTCGGTGGCAGGGAGAGTGATCGGGTATTTTAAGAGCTGTGATCACCCGGCAACATTTCATCCTGTAACACGTCTTGACAGGCAAACATCAGGGCTTATGCTGATTGCAAAAGACAGACATAGCCACAGTCTGTTTATGAAGCAGCAGTGTGCAGGCTTGATTGATAAAGAATATGTTGCGGTAACGCCGCCAGGTTTCCCATGGATCGCAGCTACCGTGGATGCACCAATTGCCAGGCATCCGGACAGTATTATTGAGCGAATGGTTCACCATGAGGGGCAAAAAGCGAAGACACGATTGGTGAAAGTGAATGAGAATGCTTCAGGCAGCCTGATACGCTGCAAATTAGAGACAGGAAGAACACATCAGATTCGAGTGCATCTTGCTTTCACTGGCTGGTCTATTCTTGGAGACGGACTTTACCGGGAAGAGAAGAGTGCGGATGAGCATAAAAGGACACTTCTGCATGCCTGTTCTCTCAGATGGGATGAACCGTTTACTGGAGAACGTATTGAGATTCATGAATCAGTGCCAGAGGATTTCCCCTTTCAATATTGA
- the fabI gene encoding enoyl-ACP reductase FabI, giving the protein MHIDLSNRTYVVMGVANKRSIAWGIAKALHNSGAKLIFTYAGERFHKGVADLIGTLEGGNRHELLSCDVTSDEEIKAAFDQIRELSPVIHGVAHCVAFANKDELEGEYLNTTREGFLTAQNISAYSLTAVLKEARQLMSEGGSVVTLTYLGGERVVKNYNVMGVAKASLEASVKYLANDLGKDGIRVNAISAGPIRTLSAKGVGGFNDVIKEMDNHAPLKRTVTQDEVGTSALFLLSHLSSGVTGENLHVDGGYHVTGLM; this is encoded by the coding sequence ATGCATATTGATCTTTCTAATCGAACATATGTCGTAATGGGCGTTGCAAATAAGCGGAGTATTGCATGGGGAATTGCCAAAGCACTTCATAACAGCGGAGCAAAACTGATTTTTACGTATGCAGGGGAACGTTTTCATAAAGGGGTTGCTGATCTGATTGGTACGCTCGAAGGCGGGAATCGTCATGAACTGTTATCCTGTGACGTTACTTCCGATGAAGAGATCAAAGCAGCGTTTGATCAAATACGAGAACTTTCACCGGTTATACACGGTGTTGCCCACTGTGTGGCTTTTGCGAATAAGGATGAACTTGAAGGCGAATACCTGAATACAACCCGGGAAGGATTTTTGACAGCCCAGAATATCAGTGCCTATTCCCTTACTGCCGTGTTAAAAGAAGCCCGTCAGCTTATGTCAGAGGGTGGTTCGGTTGTGACACTGACTTACCTTGGGGGTGAGCGGGTAGTCAAAAATTACAACGTAATGGGTGTTGCTAAGGCGAGTCTTGAAGCGAGTGTCAAGTACCTTGCGAATGATTTGGGGAAAGATGGTATCCGAGTAAACGCGATCTCTGCGGGTCCAATCCGGACGTTATCTGCAAAAGGTGTTGGCGGATTCAATGATGTCATAAAAGAGATGGACAATCACGCCCCTTTGAAGCGTACCGTAACGCAAGACGAAGTTGGGACGTCGGCATTGTTTTTACTCAGTCATCTGTCCAGCGGTGTAACAGGTGAAAACCTGCACGTAGATGGCGGCTATCATGTTACGGGATTAATGTAA
- a CDS encoding NADPH-dependent FMN reductase, giving the protein MTLQITGFSGSLRKQSLNRSVLTYMDKQFDEIQIVELNAIPLFNADVEAEGEPESVFAFKKAIKEADGLLIITPEYSHSMPGVLKNALDWAGSMTYENVLDGKPVMIAGASPSGMGTGFAQQHLRQVLAACNALVMPQPQVYIGGANDKITNGALTDEATTAFLTDAFRSFKTFIESVEK; this is encoded by the coding sequence ATGACATTGCAGATCACTGGTTTTTCAGGAAGTCTGAGAAAACAATCGTTGAATCGCTCTGTTTTGACATATATGGATAAACAGTTTGATGAGATTCAGATCGTTGAATTGAATGCGATTCCTTTGTTCAATGCGGACGTTGAAGCTGAAGGGGAGCCGGAATCCGTTTTCGCTTTCAAAAAAGCGATCAAAGAAGCGGATGGCCTTCTCATTATCACCCCGGAGTATTCTCACAGTATGCCGGGGGTATTAAAAAATGCTCTTGATTGGGCTGGCAGCATGACCTATGAAAATGTGCTCGACGGAAAGCCTGTTATGATTGCCGGAGCGAGTCCTTCAGGAATGGGAACCGGTTTTGCCCAACAACATTTGAGACAGGTACTTGCTGCCTGTAATGCATTGGTGATGCCACAGCCTCAGGTCTATATAGGCGGTGCAAATGACAAAATTACAAACGGAGCTCTGACGGATGAAGCAACCACAGCGTTTTTAACGGATGCGTTCAGATCATTCAAAACGTTTATTGAATCGGTTGAAAAATAA
- a CDS encoding TIGR04053 family radical SAM/SPASM domain-containing protein — MNIDYNENPFIVIWEVTRACELRCLHCRADAQTEPHPDELNHKEGLRLIDAIHEMDNPMLVFTGGDCMMREDLFELADYAIQKGMRVSMTPSATDNVTKEKMEKAKEVGLSRWAFSLDGPTPEIHDHFRGTSGSFDLTLDKINYLKELDMPLQINTVISKYNYHALEEMAALVEELDVIMWYIFLLVPTGRGQMDACLTPAEHEHVFKWLYELNKTSNFDIKTTAAQHHRRVVIQQKAKEKLIEKGDIDYQDSITDTASEVDGLKRAPKGVNDGNGFIFISHTGEVMPSGLLPIPVGNVKDQSLKTIYRESPVLKELRNPDLYKGKCGVCEFRFVCGGSRSRTYAVTGDYLESEPFCVYIPPKWRDRNKQNA, encoded by the coding sequence ATGAATATTGATTATAACGAAAACCCGTTTATTGTCATTTGGGAGGTGACCAGAGCATGTGAACTGCGTTGCCTTCACTGCAGAGCAGATGCACAGACCGAACCGCACCCTGATGAGTTGAATCACAAAGAGGGACTTCGGTTAATAGACGCCATACATGAGATGGACAACCCAATGCTCGTATTTACAGGCGGCGACTGTATGATGAGAGAAGACTTGTTTGAATTGGCGGATTACGCAATCCAAAAGGGTATGCGCGTATCCATGACACCAAGCGCCACGGATAATGTGACAAAAGAAAAAATGGAGAAAGCAAAGGAAGTCGGCTTGTCCAGATGGGCATTCAGCCTCGATGGACCTACACCTGAAATTCACGATCACTTCAGAGGAACCAGCGGATCGTTTGACCTGACACTCGATAAAATTAACTACTTGAAAGAGTTGGATATGCCTTTACAGATCAACACGGTAATTTCCAAATACAACTACCATGCACTTGAGGAAATGGCCGCTTTAGTAGAAGAACTTGACGTGATCATGTGGTATATTTTTCTGCTTGTACCAACAGGCCGCGGTCAAATGGATGCCTGTCTGACCCCGGCAGAACACGAACATGTATTCAAATGGCTCTATGAACTGAACAAGACATCAAATTTCGATATCAAAACTACTGCAGCTCAGCACCACCGCCGTGTCGTTATTCAACAGAAAGCAAAAGAAAAACTGATCGAAAAAGGGGACATCGATTACCAAGATTCCATCACTGATACGGCCTCGGAAGTCGATGGATTAAAACGGGCTCCAAAAGGGGTAAATGATGGGAATGGCTTCATTTTCATTTCTCATACTGGTGAAGTCATGCCAAGTGGACTTCTTCCTATTCCGGTCGGGAACGTAAAAGATCAATCGCTTAAAACCATTTACCGGGAGTCCCCAGTTTTAAAAGAACTGCGAAATCCGGATCTTTATAAAGGGAAATGCGGGGTTTGCGAATTCCGCTTCGTTTGCGGCGGCTCCCGCTCCAGAACCTATGCCGTAACAGGTGATTATCTGGAAAGCGAACCGTTCTGTGTATATATACCGCCCAAATGGCGTGACAGGAACAAGCAAAACGCATAA
- a CDS encoding methyl-accepting chemotaxis protein, with the protein MSERTRKFSLRKATIGRKITLALIGATLFSLIMGTPIALLEEILIDPDLLEGLIGSRLTTILSTYFTIIANLIILIIFFFIALKFVVLKPLNELNTSIDSIQGEKIDLTQTADVHSNDEIGALATAFNNLTSKLSDLIDSVRISAEDVSKSAEENAGAISEMSSSSVQMKENADNLVQQAEKGNTAIREVSQSLLELSSLIQIAKEKAGSAEGNAEVTLKSSRDGKEKLEDVIRKMNEIQRQSDETKSEVESMEEYSDQIHSIVDTITQISEQTNLLALNAAIEAARAGEAGKGFAVVADEVRKLAEQTSSEAENVTKIIDEITRTSSRASEAMEVNNATVQEGVEEVQNTTEALESIFKAIEATVDDVANIQQVTNEEVATSEKIISLIDQLASFIEETENMAQELLDSAENTSMNLESISASTEEMTAMSQELRNSVRQFKSRRS; encoded by the coding sequence ATGAGTGAACGAACCAGAAAATTCAGTTTAAGAAAGGCCACGATAGGCAGGAAGATTACACTCGCCCTGATTGGCGCCACCTTATTCAGCCTGATCATGGGTACACCGATTGCTTTACTCGAAGAAATCCTGATTGATCCGGATCTGCTTGAAGGCTTGATTGGATCAAGATTAACAACCATCCTATCTACATATTTTACAATAATAGCAAATTTAATCATTCTCATCATCTTTTTCTTTATTGCTTTAAAATTCGTCGTACTCAAACCGTTAAATGAACTGAACACAAGTATCGACAGTATTCAGGGTGAAAAGATTGATTTAACTCAGACTGCCGATGTTCATTCGAATGATGAAATCGGTGCACTCGCAACCGCTTTTAACAACTTGACAAGCAAATTAAGTGACCTGATCGATTCCGTTCGTATTTCTGCAGAAGATGTCAGTAAAAGCGCCGAAGAGAATGCCGGTGCCATTTCTGAAATGAGTTCCAGCTCTGTCCAGATGAAGGAGAATGCCGATAATCTCGTTCAACAGGCTGAAAAAGGGAATACTGCCATTCGGGAAGTCTCGCAATCCCTGCTTGAACTGTCTTCACTGATTCAGATCGCAAAAGAAAAAGCCGGTTCGGCTGAAGGGAATGCTGAAGTAACCTTAAAATCTTCGCGCGACGGAAAAGAAAAGCTCGAAGATGTTATCCGAAAGATGAACGAAATCCAACGCCAGTCCGATGAGACAAAATCTGAGGTTGAATCCATGGAGGAGTATTCTGATCAGATTCACTCGATCGTTGACACCATTACTCAAATCTCTGAACAGACCAACCTGCTCGCACTAAACGCAGCGATTGAAGCGGCACGGGCAGGAGAAGCGGGTAAAGGTTTTGCGGTTGTTGCAGATGAGGTCAGAAAATTGGCTGAACAAACTTCCTCGGAAGCAGAAAATGTCACAAAAATTATCGACGAGATAACCAGGACATCTTCAAGGGCTTCTGAGGCTATGGAAGTCAACAATGCAACCGTACAGGAGGGTGTCGAAGAAGTCCAGAATACAACCGAAGCCCTCGAAAGTATTTTCAAAGCCATCGAAGCAACGGTTGACGATGTCGCGAACATCCAGCAGGTCACTAACGAAGAAGTCGCCACTTCAGAGAAAATCATTTCACTGATCGACCAGCTTGCCTCTTTTATAGAGGAAACAGAGAATATGGCGCAAGAGTTGCTTGACAGTGCAGAAAATACAAGTATGAACCTCGAGAGTATTTCAGCCAGTACAGAAGAAATGACGGCGATGAGTCAGGAACTGAGAAATTCAGTACGGCAGTTCAAATCCCGTCGCAGTTGA
- a CDS encoding EAL domain-containing protein: MDMKIEDPAIESSMHDMKERLLSRIFLSVLGVGFIFTVVNFINEWVLGSVQMTYAVILFYSILLVMHAFRRRIHFEIRAYTIIFILFGTGIVSGLTYGMVGSSMLFYVGAAYVAMLLLSKRETIYWMAMTLFIYLVIYVFWVSGILTYEFSVMDYAVSETTLISRMVAFIFFVGLLIFSQWMVNEFLVDKMNDLKQTHDELRLSDKQLIEQYNEILDNREEIKLKEEQYRSIVENTEDLIYAVTPERTLITANSSFSAFVKMEQSELIGTSLDKLKGLATLIDENDRNLDHVLAMKEPIQFVQRIEKPSGRQIYHTDITPVMHADGSLTMMLIKHHDVTELVHKDEQIEQLAYFDQLTGLVNRYHFEAIISEKIKDIGHQFGIIYFDLDHFKKINDTIGHFAGDYLLKQVAETLQGVLPDDATLARLGGDEFAVVLDETSEGHALMRLLEEVADTIVKTARKPVNIDGVHYYISASAGIVVYPEHGRSHDELMKNVDTAMYKAKNDGKNKCIFFNAEIKDETDQSILLEAHLRHAFEYDEMYVDYQPLVSGKNEHVRGFEALMRWNSNYFGPVSPAVFIPVLEQTGMIVEFGEWILKEALNKIHELEKVSDQSYVVSVNVSLLQLKQERFATNVKRIMDEWGVNPASVELEITESILADDVELIINVLSELKQYGIRIALDDFGTGYSSLSYLRKFPLDTLKIDKSFSEGIGQQQKQLELIGSIIQMAHKIGLEVVAEGIEEPEQVAYLKRHHCDYFQGYYFHKPLNDKDLLKVVKTG; this comes from the coding sequence ATGGATATGAAAATTGAGGATCCTGCAATAGAATCGTCCATGCATGACATGAAAGAAAGATTATTAAGCCGAATCTTTCTTTCTGTACTCGGTGTGGGCTTTATATTTACAGTCGTCAATTTTATTAATGAGTGGGTGCTTGGATCCGTTCAAATGACATATGCAGTAATACTGTTTTACAGCATTCTGCTTGTCATGCATGCGTTTCGAAGAAGAATCCACTTTGAAATCAGGGCTTACACAATCATCTTTATCTTGTTTGGTACAGGGATCGTCAGCGGTTTGACATACGGGATGGTGGGATCATCCATGTTGTTTTATGTGGGGGCGGCATATGTGGCGATGCTGCTTCTCTCAAAGCGTGAGACGATCTATTGGATGGCCATGACGCTATTTATCTATCTCGTAATCTATGTGTTTTGGGTTTCCGGGATATTGACCTACGAGTTCTCTGTTATGGATTATGCAGTGTCTGAAACAACGCTGATTTCAAGAATGGTCGCATTTATCTTTTTCGTCGGACTCCTTATCTTCTCCCAATGGATGGTTAATGAGTTCCTTGTGGATAAGATGAATGATTTAAAACAGACTCACGATGAACTGAGGCTGTCCGATAAACAGCTGATTGAACAGTACAATGAAATATTGGATAACCGCGAAGAGATTAAACTGAAAGAAGAGCAGTATCGCTCTATTGTCGAAAACACGGAAGATTTGATATATGCTGTGACCCCAGAACGAACACTGATCACCGCGAACAGTTCGTTTTCTGCCTTTGTGAAAATGGAGCAAAGTGAACTTATAGGGACATCTCTTGATAAATTAAAAGGTTTGGCCACCCTCATTGACGAAAATGACCGGAATTTGGATCATGTTTTGGCAATGAAAGAGCCGATCCAGTTTGTTCAGCGAATTGAAAAGCCTTCAGGCAGACAGATTTATCATACGGATATCACCCCCGTCATGCATGCGGATGGCAGTTTAACGATGATGCTTATCAAACATCATGATGTTACGGAACTGGTTCATAAAGATGAACAGATCGAACAGCTCGCCTACTTCGACCAATTGACAGGACTTGTAAACCGTTATCATTTTGAAGCGATTATTTCGGAAAAAATAAAAGACATCGGTCATCAGTTTGGCATCATTTATTTTGATCTCGATCATTTTAAAAAAATAAATGACACAATCGGTCACTTCGCCGGTGACTATCTGTTAAAGCAGGTTGCTGAAACGCTTCAGGGTGTCCTGCCGGATGATGCCACTTTGGCACGACTCGGCGGTGATGAATTTGCTGTGGTCCTTGATGAAACAAGCGAGGGTCATGCATTGATGAGACTGCTTGAAGAAGTGGCGGATACGATCGTAAAGACGGCGAGAAAACCGGTTAATATTGATGGTGTTCATTATTACATCAGCGCCAGTGCCGGAATCGTGGTCTATCCGGAACATGGCAGGAGTCATGACGAACTGATGAAAAACGTGGATACGGCGATGTATAAAGCGAAGAATGATGGTAAGAATAAATGTATCTTCTTCAATGCAGAGATAAAAGATGAAACAGATCAGAGCATTCTTCTTGAAGCACATTTGCGTCATGCTTTTGAGTATGATGAAATGTATGTGGATTATCAGCCGCTTGTTTCAGGAAAAAATGAACACGTTCGCGGCTTTGAGGCATTGATGCGTTGGAATTCAAATTATTTTGGTCCGGTTTCACCTGCGGTGTTTATACCTGTATTGGAGCAAACGGGAATGATTGTGGAGTTTGGGGAATGGATCCTGAAAGAAGCCTTGAACAAAATCCATGAGCTGGAAAAAGTGTCAGATCAGTCGTACGTCGTTTCTGTCAATGTGTCGTTGTTACAGTTGAAACAGGAGCGATTTGCAACAAATGTGAAAAGAATTATGGATGAATGGGGAGTAAACCCTGCTTCAGTGGAACTTGAGATTACCGAGAGTATCCTGGCAGACGATGTGGAACTCATTATCAATGTGCTTAGTGAGCTTAAGCAGTACGGAATAAGAATTGCCCTTGATGATTTCGGTACCGGATACTCATCACTCAGTTATTTGAGGAAATTCCCACTGGATACACTGAAGATTGACAAGTCATTCAGCGAGGGGATCGGACAGCAGCAAAAGCAGTTAGAGCTGATAGGATCAATCATACAGATGGCTCATAAAATAGGGCTTGAAGTGGTTGCTGAAGGGATTGAGGAGCCTGAGCAGGTTGCCTATTTAAAGCGGCATCACTGTGATTATTTCCAAGGGTATTATTTTCATAAACCTTTGAATGATAAAGATTTACTGAAGGTAGTCAAAACAGGATAA
- a CDS encoding alpha/beta hydrolase, producing the protein MTTEPSIHKKETKRERAIRWMIQRWHARNNFDPASPWLSSGVFLTGLILMIITASGNPSGLGIAVDSLIHMAVFSFVYWGVVWTGGLLLSMFYIPVPRETLLSLLISGYIAYRVFSEGNIEDPFVYAVSVGWILGGLAFGILIAVLVNVKHRSRPKTLFYAAVPASVLVGLIMYHPTAPEYEQIVTSDYTVTELDEVHDLDDPLNSGVYGIETFTYGPGGDVHRTEFRHQMDVVTASVDGSHYIDDWSRGRTFFWGFDESELPLNGRVWLPDSDAGEKHPVVLMVHGNHRMEHFSDDGYTYLGETLASKGYIAVSVDQNFLNFSGYTGIPSENYTLRPWILMQHLLEFKRHQEESKDNAFKKMDLDSVSLIGHSRGGQAVSMVADYERFFADDDTVSGMEKIGLDAVIAIAPTDRQVNDQRPRLEGVHYLTLHGAHDGDVHNFRGDRQFMRTNVDSAEEVLYKASVYFTEGNHSQFNEDWGRSDLSLPGGVFMNRRHLMSPDDQRDATALFIAAFLDLTVGGQADLELMFKDPGTVPWLPDSGFLTRFDSSESETLVAFDAGSDAASFRDGGESEFKGFYETEVRNAEDRMRNTKATRGLVMGSRDNGSWRAILSSRIKERVEEKDGGSIGISLANLGFELEEDGLDHWPWNTSPVIAVSLGLSNGERLTVRSDQFHHVYPPVFTQYSRYPGLDESMRGDKYSQPAEGVFHVYHVPIDRFQEQSDHFTLSALESLEIEVVDGPAKIMIDWIKWYPE; encoded by the coding sequence GTGACAACAGAACCATCAATACACAAGAAAGAAACGAAGCGCGAAAGGGCCATTCGCTGGATGATCCAGCGTTGGCATGCGCGCAACAACTTTGATCCGGCAAGTCCCTGGCTGTCTTCAGGCGTGTTTTTAACAGGTCTGATTCTGATGATCATCACAGCATCCGGAAACCCGTCAGGTCTGGGGATTGCCGTGGACAGCCTGATACATATGGCGGTGTTCAGTTTTGTGTACTGGGGTGTAGTATGGACAGGAGGACTGCTCCTGTCGATGTTTTATATCCCGGTTCCAAGAGAGACACTTCTCTCTTTGCTTATATCCGGGTATATCGCCTATCGCGTCTTTTCGGAAGGGAATATTGAGGATCCGTTTGTTTATGCAGTCAGCGTGGGGTGGATACTTGGCGGATTGGCCTTTGGGATATTGATTGCGGTTTTGGTGAACGTAAAACACAGATCACGGCCAAAGACACTTTTTTATGCAGCTGTTCCTGCATCCGTCCTGGTCGGGCTCATCATGTATCACCCGACTGCACCGGAGTATGAGCAGATCGTAACCTCTGATTATACGGTTACAGAACTGGATGAAGTCCATGATTTGGATGATCCATTGAACTCAGGGGTCTACGGGATCGAGACATTCACCTACGGTCCCGGTGGAGATGTCCACAGAACGGAATTTCGTCATCAGATGGACGTTGTCACGGCGTCAGTGGACGGATCACATTATATAGACGACTGGAGCCGCGGAAGGACTTTTTTCTGGGGCTTTGATGAATCAGAGCTTCCATTAAACGGAAGGGTGTGGCTCCCTGATTCAGATGCCGGGGAAAAGCATCCTGTTGTACTGATGGTTCATGGGAATCACCGTATGGAGCATTTCTCTGATGACGGTTATACCTATCTTGGAGAAACTTTGGCATCGAAAGGATACATCGCCGTATCCGTCGATCAGAATTTCCTGAATTTTTCAGGATATACCGGTATTCCTTCAGAGAATTATACCTTAAGGCCCTGGATTCTGATGCAGCATCTGTTGGAATTCAAACGGCATCAGGAAGAAAGCAAGGACAATGCGTTTAAGAAAATGGATCTTGATTCCGTATCTTTGATCGGGCATTCGCGTGGCGGTCAGGCGGTCAGTATGGTTGCGGATTATGAACGGTTTTTCGCGGACGATGATACGGTATCAGGGATGGAAAAGATCGGACTCGATGCAGTGATCGCCATTGCTCCTACGGACCGTCAGGTGAATGATCAGCGTCCGCGGCTTGAAGGGGTTCATTATCTGACATTGCACGGCGCTCATGACGGTGATGTGCATAATTTCCGCGGAGACAGACAGTTTATGCGAACCAATGTGGATTCAGCTGAGGAGGTTCTGTATAAAGCCAGTGTGTATTTCACAGAAGGAAATCACAGCCAGTTTAATGAGGATTGGGGGCGGTCTGATTTAAGTCTTCCAGGTGGCGTCTTTATGAATCGGAGGCATCTGATGTCTCCTGACGATCAACGGGATGCAACGGCGCTTTTCATCGCTGCTTTTCTTGATTTGACCGTGGGTGGCCAGGCTGATTTGGAGCTGATGTTTAAAGACCCCGGGACAGTTCCGTGGCTGCCTGATTCAGGCTTTTTAACTCGGTTTGATTCATCGGAAAGTGAAACACTGGTCGCTTTTGATGCCGGATCGGATGCGGCATCGTTCCGTGATGGAGGAGAGTCCGAATTTAAAGGATTTTATGAGACTGAAGTTCGCAATGCGGAGGACCGAATGCGGAATACGAAAGCGACCCGGGGTCTTGTAATGGGATCACGAGACAATGGATCGTGGCGGGCGATATTGTCATCGAGGATCAAAGAGAGGGTGGAAGAGAAAGATGGGGGTTCAATCGGTATTTCTCTTGCCAATCTCGGATTTGAGCTTGAGGAAGACGGATTGGATCACTGGCCGTGGAACACGTCTCCGGTGATTGCCGTCTCACTCGGGCTTTCAAATGGAGAACGTTTGACCGTTCGATCGGATCAGTTTCATCACGTCTATCCGCCTGTGTTTACCCAGTATTCAAGATATCCAGGGTTAGACGAATCCATGCGGGGAGATAAGTACTCTCAACCGGCAGAAGGCGTGTTCCATGTGTATCACGTGCCGATTGACCGTTTTCAGGAACAGTCGGATCATTTCACCCTTTCTGCACTTGAATCTCTGGAGATCGAGGTTGTGGATGGACCGGCTAAAATCATGATTGACTGGATCAAATGGTATCCGGAATAA